A genomic window from Corynebacterium fournieri includes:
- a CDS encoding TrmH family RNA methyltransferase, with translation MLLPIDDPSDPRLDDIRDLKHSDKDKNLVFAEGPLVAGRLVESRFPVRAVFGFGGRLESFMADYGDQLQRRGVPVYQITRQIMGEVAGYDMHRGLLVSADKPEPLSVAEVLDGARTLVILEGVGDHENIGSIFRNAAGMGVDGVLFGAATADPLYRRSVRVSMGHVLRTPFAHLEGTPTTWQRSLDQLREDGWWLVSLTPADDAVELKEAIQDHDKVAFLVGGEGPGLTPHAMRATDVRAKIPMAPGTDSLNVATSAAIAFYERNR, from the coding sequence ATGCTCCTGCCTATCGACGATCCTTCGGACCCCCGCCTCGACGACATCCGCGACCTCAAACACTCGGACAAAGACAAAAACCTCGTCTTCGCCGAAGGTCCGCTCGTGGCGGGCCGGCTGGTCGAATCCCGTTTCCCCGTGCGCGCCGTCTTCGGCTTCGGCGGCCGGTTAGAGTCCTTCATGGCCGACTACGGCGACCAGCTTCAGCGGCGCGGCGTGCCGGTCTACCAGATCACCCGCCAAATCATGGGTGAAGTCGCCGGCTACGACATGCACCGCGGGCTTTTAGTCTCCGCCGATAAACCGGAGCCGCTGTCCGTAGCGGAGGTGCTCGACGGGGCGCGCACCCTCGTGATCCTGGAGGGCGTCGGCGACCACGAAAACATCGGGTCGATCTTCCGCAACGCCGCAGGCATGGGCGTCGACGGCGTGCTCTTCGGCGCCGCCACCGCCGATCCGCTGTATCGGCGCAGCGTGCGCGTGTCCATGGGGCACGTGCTGCGCACCCCGTTCGCCCACCTCGAGGGCACGCCCACCACGTGGCAGCGTTCCCTGGACCAGCTGCGCGAGGACGGCTGGTGGTTGGTCTCGCTCACCCCGGCCGACGACGCGGTGGAGCTGAAAGAAGCCATCCAAGACCACGACAAGGTCGCCTTCCTTGTCGGCGGCGAAGGCCCCGGCCTGACCCCGCACGCGATGCGCGCCACCGACGTGCGGGCCAAGATCCCCATGGCGCCCGGCACCGACTCGCTGAACGTGGCGACATCCGCCGCCATCGCGTTCTACGAACGAAACCGCTAG
- a CDS encoding DUF6928 family protein: MSFPAVVTLWFVNTADPAGVLEREPKADRGFGRKLLAQVNPAWPITPIGSFPLNRSSVPGRDEFYIAGFPGVSVVRTLVDDASTLSTKTPWLTALPASDVFVIATGTDSDYGGFAHFTGETVVRSFCATRTHVIEDTGLPEPFEAPYWAGERAEQAGGIALPFEPRDLALSAERHWLGVDIGADGPDINVVGYAVDGRPEPKIEEKKAPAVKSVDAVAAKFAEKSKAYDDYEDAPAEQTSDEFAELADASVAAAKRVGRGLRRRAAELWAALSERIRHIDR; this comes from the coding sequence ATGAGTTTCCCAGCGGTAGTTACGCTTTGGTTCGTCAACACCGCCGATCCCGCCGGCGTGCTCGAGCGCGAGCCGAAAGCCGACCGCGGGTTCGGCCGTAAGCTGCTCGCCCAGGTCAACCCCGCCTGGCCGATCACCCCGATCGGCTCGTTCCCGCTGAACCGCTCCTCGGTGCCGGGGCGCGACGAGTTCTACATCGCGGGCTTTCCGGGGGTGTCGGTGGTACGCACGCTTGTCGACGACGCATCGACGCTGTCCACGAAGACCCCCTGGCTGACGGCCCTGCCGGCCTCCGATGTCTTTGTCATCGCCACCGGCACCGACAGCGACTACGGCGGGTTCGCCCACTTCACCGGCGAGACCGTGGTACGCAGCTTTTGCGCCACCCGCACCCACGTCATTGAGGACACCGGGCTGCCCGAGCCGTTCGAGGCCCCCTACTGGGCCGGCGAGCGGGCGGAGCAGGCGGGCGGCATCGCGCTGCCGTTCGAGCCGCGCGACCTTGCGCTGTCAGCGGAGCGGCACTGGCTGGGCGTGGACATCGGCGCCGATGGGCCGGACATCAACGTGGTCGGCTACGCGGTGGACGGCCGCCCCGAGCCGAAGATCGAGGAGAAGAAGGCCCCCGCAGTGAAGTCCGTGGATGCGGTGGCCGCCAAGTTCGCCGAAAAGTCAAAGGCGTACGACGATTACGAGGACGCCCCGGCAGAGCAGACCAGCGACGAGTTCGCTGAGCTGGCGGACGCCTCGGTCGCGGCCGCGAAGCGCGTCGGCCGGGGGCTGCGCAGGCGCGCCGCCGAGCTGTGGGCTGCCCTGTCGGAGCGCATCCGCCACATCGACAGGTAA
- the sepH gene encoding septation protein SepH: MRELYFLEEESTETFFVLRDDNGMRFQLARTELEPVLSDDRSDSPATEPHPVAEQAAEPEVAEAEQAEAPAPAPAPAPVERTLPEPDPLYATPLSLRPNEIQARLRAGATAAELAEEMGVAESRLDAYAHPVLLERTQVAEAAKQSHPVREDGPAKQTLFEILATAFAARGHSISDAEWDATREQGDSWVVHVTWKAGLTENEALWTFKHAMGSGAQTEARNAMAADLTDPDFAQPVRSLSAVRSERSERDDREDWENRDGDHEVAQLPVEGQPEVVDTRDDELEGEFLRHPDEEEQPQKRRRKAVTPHWEDVLLGVRTNTKRPKR, encoded by the coding sequence ATGCGCGAGCTGTACTTCTTGGAGGAGGAGTCGACGGAGACGTTCTTCGTCCTCCGTGACGACAACGGGATGCGCTTTCAATTAGCGCGCACCGAGCTCGAGCCAGTGCTTAGCGACGATCGTTCCGACTCCCCCGCCACCGAACCGCACCCGGTGGCTGAGCAGGCCGCCGAGCCAGAGGTCGCAGAGGCGGAGCAGGCAGAAGCACCTGCACCCGCGCCTGCGCCTGCGCCGGTGGAGCGCACCTTGCCGGAGCCGGACCCGCTGTACGCGACGCCGCTGTCGCTGCGCCCGAACGAGATCCAGGCCCGCCTGCGCGCCGGCGCGACCGCCGCAGAGCTCGCCGAGGAAATGGGAGTGGCCGAAAGCCGCCTCGACGCCTACGCCCACCCGGTGCTGCTGGAGCGCACCCAGGTGGCCGAGGCCGCGAAGCAGTCCCACCCGGTGCGCGAGGACGGACCGGCCAAGCAGACCCTCTTCGAGATCCTGGCCACGGCGTTCGCGGCACGCGGGCATTCCATCAGCGACGCGGAGTGGGACGCCACCCGCGAACAGGGCGACAGCTGGGTCGTCCACGTGACCTGGAAGGCGGGCCTGACGGAAAACGAAGCACTGTGGACCTTCAAGCACGCCATGGGCTCGGGCGCGCAGACGGAGGCGCGCAACGCCATGGCCGCGGACCTGACGGACCCGGACTTCGCCCAGCCGGTGCGCTCCCTTTCCGCTGTGCGCTCCGAGCGCTCCGAGCGCGACGACCGTGAGGACTGGGAAAACCGCGACGGCGATCACGAGGTGGCGCAGTTGCCGGTTGAGGGGCAGCCGGAGGTCGTCGATACGCGTGACGACGAGCTCGAGGGCGAGTTCCTGCGCCACCCCGACGAGGAGGAGCAGCCGCAGAAGCGTCGCCGCAAGGCTGTCACCCCGCACTGGGAGGACGTGTTGCTGGGCGTTCGCACCAATACCAAGCGCCCGAAGCGTTAA
- the serC gene encoding phosphoserine transaminase: MQTYPRIPAQLLPQDGRFGSGPSRVRPAQLEAVARSDAMGTSHRREPVKHLVAGIREGIAQLFDLPDGYEVALGTGGATAFWDAAAFGLIERRSAHLRYGEFTSKFAAAAARAPWLDTPITHDGTDSAALADAEVDAVAWAHNETSTGVAVPVARAHPTALSLIDATSAAAGLPVDISAADAYYFSPQKGFASDGGLWLACLSPAAVQRIERIHASGRFVPAFLDLHTAVENSRKNQTYNTPAVATLVMLEAQIRWMLEHGGLEAMVARTAHSSRILYGWADAHELAEPYVREPELRSQVVGTIDFDEGVDAAELAAALRANGVVDTEPYRKLGRNQLRVGMFPAVDPEDVRALTQSVDWLLSAGVGSR; the protein is encoded by the coding sequence GTGCAAACCTACCCGCGAATCCCAGCGCAGCTGCTCCCCCAAGACGGCCGTTTCGGCAGTGGCCCATCCCGCGTCCGGCCAGCCCAGCTTGAGGCTGTGGCCCGCTCGGATGCGATGGGAACGTCACACCGCCGCGAGCCGGTCAAGCACCTCGTGGCTGGCATCCGGGAGGGCATCGCGCAGCTGTTTGACCTCCCTGACGGCTACGAGGTCGCCCTCGGTACTGGCGGCGCCACCGCGTTCTGGGACGCCGCCGCCTTCGGCCTGATTGAAAGGCGCTCCGCCCACCTGCGTTACGGCGAGTTCACTTCCAAGTTCGCCGCTGCCGCCGCCCGCGCGCCGTGGCTGGACACCCCGATCACCCATGACGGCACCGACTCCGCCGCGTTGGCGGACGCTGAGGTGGATGCGGTCGCCTGGGCGCACAACGAGACCTCCACCGGTGTTGCGGTGCCCGTCGCCCGCGCCCACCCCACCGCGCTTTCGCTTATCGACGCCACCTCTGCCGCCGCCGGCCTTCCCGTCGATATCAGCGCCGCGGACGCGTACTACTTCTCCCCGCAGAAGGGGTTCGCCTCCGACGGCGGGCTGTGGCTTGCGTGCTTGAGCCCCGCCGCAGTCCAACGCATCGAGCGCATCCACGCCAGCGGCCGGTTCGTGCCCGCGTTTTTGGACTTGCACACCGCAGTGGAGAATTCGCGCAAGAACCAGACGTACAACACGCCGGCGGTGGCCACGCTGGTCATGCTCGAAGCGCAGATCCGCTGGATGCTCGAGCACGGCGGCTTGGAGGCGATGGTGGCGCGCACCGCACACTCGTCGCGGATCCTCTACGGCTGGGCCGACGCCCACGAGCTGGCCGAGCCCTATGTGCGCGAGCCCGAATTGCGCTCGCAGGTGGTGGGCACGATCGACTTCGACGAAGGCGTTGATGCCGCCGAGCTTGCTGCGGCGTTGCGCGCCAACGGCGTGGTGGACACAGAGCCGTACCGCAAGCTCGGCCGCAACCAGTTGCGGGTGGGAATGTTTCCCGCCGTGGATCCGGAGGACGTGCGCGCGTTGACTCAATCGGTGGACTGGCTGCTGTCTGCCGGTGTGGGCAGCCGTTGA
- a CDS encoding citrate synthase, which produces MATENKDKAVLHYPGGEYEMDIMRATEGNDGVVLGKLLGETGLVTFDPGYVSTGSTESKITYIDGDEGILRYRGYDIADLAENATFNEVSYLLINGELPTTDELESFNSDLRHHTLLDEDFKAAFNIFPRNAHPMAVLASSVNILSAYYQDQLDPLDEEQLDKATVRLMAKVPMLAAYAYRASRGKPYMYPDNSLNPRENFMRMMFGYPTEDYHVDPVLTKALDKLLILHADHEQNCSTSTVRMIASAQANMFVSIAGGINALAGPLHGGANQAVLEMLEDIKNNHDGDATDFMNRVKNKEKGVRLMGFGHRVYKNYDPRAAIVKETAHEVLEHLGGDELLDLAMKLEEIALNDDYFIQRKLYPNVDFYTGLIYRAMGFPTDFFTVLFAIGRLPGWIAQYREQLEMNTKINRPRQIYTGYQQRNFVPRDQR; this is translated from the coding sequence GTGGCTACTGAGAACAAGGACAAGGCCGTACTCCACTACCCGGGCGGCGAGTACGAGATGGACATCATGCGCGCCACCGAGGGCAACGACGGCGTCGTGCTGGGCAAGCTCCTCGGCGAAACCGGCCTGGTCACCTTCGACCCCGGCTACGTCTCCACCGGCTCCACCGAATCCAAGATCACCTACATCGACGGCGACGAAGGCATCCTGCGCTACCGCGGCTACGACATCGCGGACCTGGCGGAAAACGCCACCTTCAACGAGGTGTCCTACCTGCTCATCAACGGTGAGCTGCCCACCACCGACGAGCTGGAAAGCTTCAACTCCGACCTGCGCCACCACACCCTGCTGGACGAGGACTTCAAGGCCGCGTTCAACATCTTCCCGCGCAACGCTCACCCGATGGCTGTGCTCGCCTCCTCCGTGAACATTCTGTCCGCGTACTACCAGGACCAGCTCGACCCGCTGGACGAGGAGCAGCTGGACAAGGCCACCGTGCGCCTCATGGCCAAGGTGCCCATGCTGGCCGCCTACGCCTACCGCGCATCCCGCGGCAAGCCGTACATGTACCCGGACAACTCCCTGAACCCGCGCGAGAACTTCATGCGCATGATGTTCGGTTACCCGACCGAGGACTACCACGTCGACCCGGTGCTGACCAAGGCCCTGGACAAGCTGCTCATCCTGCACGCGGACCACGAGCAGAACTGCTCCACCTCCACCGTGCGCATGATCGCGTCCGCGCAGGCGAACATGTTCGTCTCCATCGCCGGCGGCATCAACGCCCTGGCGGGCCCGCTGCACGGCGGCGCAAACCAGGCGGTGCTGGAGATGCTCGAGGACATCAAGAACAACCACGACGGCGACGCCACCGACTTCATGAACCGCGTGAAGAACAAGGAAAAGGGCGTCCGCCTCATGGGCTTCGGCCACCGCGTGTACAAGAACTACGACCCGCGCGCCGCGATCGTGAAGGAGACCGCACACGAGGTGCTCGAGCACCTCGGCGGCGACGAGCTTCTGGACCTGGCCATGAAGCTCGAGGAGATTGCGCTGAACGACGACTACTTCATCCAGCGCAAGCTCTACCCGAATGTGGACTTCTACACCGGCCTGATCTACCGCGCCATGGGCTTCCCCACGGACTTCTTCACCGTCCTGTTCGCCATCGGCCGCCTGCCGGGCTGGATCGCCCAGTACCGCGAGCAGTTGGAGATGAACACCAAGATCAACCGCCCGCGCCAGATCTACACCGGCTACCAACAGCGCAACTTCGTGCCGCGTGACCAGCGCTAA
- a CDS encoding FKBP-type peptidyl-prolyl cis-trans isomerase has product MEKPFIDKPEGPAPADLVVEDITVGEGAEAVAGGFVKVHYLGVDFETGEEFDSSWDRGEAAEFPLTGLIQGWQEGIPGMKVGGRRQLTIPPEKAYGPAGGGHPLSGRTLVFIIDLLDAS; this is encoded by the coding sequence ATGGAAAAGCCGTTCATCGACAAGCCGGAGGGTCCGGCACCTGCAGACCTCGTCGTCGAGGACATCACCGTCGGCGAAGGTGCAGAGGCCGTGGCCGGCGGGTTTGTCAAGGTCCACTACTTGGGCGTGGACTTCGAAACGGGCGAGGAGTTCGACTCCTCATGGGACCGCGGCGAGGCCGCAGAGTTCCCGCTCACCGGCCTGATCCAGGGCTGGCAGGAAGGCATCCCCGGCATGAAGGTCGGCGGGCGCCGTCAGCTGACCATTCCGCCGGAGAAGGCGTACGGCCCCGCAGGCGGCGGCCACCCGCTGTCCGGCCGCACGCTCGTATTTATCATCGACCTGCTCGACGCCAGCTAG
- a CDS encoding aldo/keto reductase codes for MRIPVTTLNDGYDFPLLGLGTYKLAGDEVEPIVRTAIELGYRHIDTAALYDNEVEVGKAINAAIKAGEVTREELFVTTKLWNDDQERVAEAYHESLKRLDLEFVDLYLVHWPWPQHGTYVRAFEQIAELQGMGRLQSAGVANFYPQVLDEIIEATGITPVLNQVELHAGFTQPELRAYHDEHDIVTEAWAPIARGSNFDDPAIRAVADKHGATPAQVSLAYLLQLGCSVVPKTSNPKRLEENLGAVGISLDDEDVTALDAVQGERLSGDPLTFPG; via the coding sequence ATGCGCATCCCAGTGACCACCCTGAACGACGGCTACGATTTCCCCCTCCTCGGCCTGGGCACCTACAAGCTCGCCGGCGACGAGGTAGAGCCGATCGTGCGCACCGCAATTGAGCTGGGCTACCGCCACATCGACACCGCCGCGCTCTACGACAACGAGGTCGAGGTGGGCAAGGCCATCAACGCCGCGATCAAGGCCGGCGAAGTCACCCGCGAAGAGTTGTTCGTGACCACCAAGCTGTGGAACGACGACCAGGAGCGGGTGGCCGAGGCGTACCACGAGTCGCTCAAGCGCCTCGACCTCGAGTTCGTGGACCTGTACCTCGTGCACTGGCCGTGGCCACAGCACGGCACCTACGTGCGCGCGTTCGAGCAGATCGCCGAGCTGCAGGGCATGGGCCGCCTGCAGTCCGCGGGTGTGGCCAACTTCTACCCGCAGGTGCTCGACGAGATCATCGAGGCCACGGGCATCACCCCGGTGCTCAACCAGGTGGAGCTGCACGCCGGGTTTACCCAGCCCGAGCTGCGCGCGTACCACGACGAGCACGACATCGTCACCGAGGCGTGGGCGCCGATTGCCCGCGGCTCCAACTTCGACGACCCGGCGATCCGTGCGGTGGCGGACAAGCACGGCGCGACCCCGGCGCAGGTCTCGCTCGCGTACCTTTTGCAGCTCGGCTGCTCTGTGGTGCCGAAGACCTCCAACCCAAAGCGGCTGGAGGAAAATTTGGGTGCGGTAGGCATTTCGCTTGACGACGAAGACGTCACCGCCCTCGACGCTGTCCAGGGAGAGCGCCTCTCCGGCGACCCGCTGACCTTCCCGGGGTAG
- a CDS encoding DUF485 domain-containing protein translates to MAGSTAVPQRREPTPDEFVAMQQSPEFQDLRGTFRGFTFPVMIAAFVWYVFYVVFATFAPDVMAKDFLGLNLGLWLGLAQFFTTFLITWIYVKWANKNIEPRAAHIREEMEG, encoded by the coding sequence ATGGCAGGTTCTACCGCTGTCCCGCAACGCCGCGAACCAACTCCTGATGAGTTCGTGGCCATGCAGCAAAGCCCCGAATTCCAAGATCTCCGCGGCACCTTCCGCGGGTTCACGTTCCCGGTGATGATTGCGGCGTTTGTCTGGTACGTCTTCTACGTCGTCTTCGCCACCTTCGCCCCCGACGTGATGGCCAAGGACTTCCTCGGCCTCAACCTGGGCCTCTGGCTGGGCCTGGCGCAGTTTTTCACGACATTCTTGATCACCTGGATCTACGTGAAGTGGGCGAACAAAAACATCGAGCCGCGCGCGGCTCACATCCGCGAAGAGATGGAGGGCTAA
- a CDS encoding solute symporter family protein: MQTYLLAAESGETGNPILNIAIFGIFIVVTLYIVTRAGKTTSESADFYTGGASFSGTQNGLAIAGDYLSAASFLGIVGSIALNGYDGFLYSIGFFVAWLVALLLVAEPLRNVGRFTMADVLSFRLRQKPVRVAAAFGTLFVSLFYLIAQMAGAGSLVSVLLNLHSFTAQAICVGIVGVIMIIYVLVGGMKGTTYVQMIKAVLLIAGVLIMTVLAFIMAKGGLTAVFDKAIDSHTASSYIAEKGYQAGDILKPGLKYGKTTTTKLDFVSLGLSLVLGTAGLPHVLMRFYTVPTAKEARKSVTWAIVLIGSFYLLTLVLGYAAAAFVGPDRILAAPGGANSAAPLLAFELGGSIFMALISAVAFATVLAVVAGLAITASASIAHDVYDAVLRDGQATEAEQVRVSRITVVVLGVVAIVLGILAMQQNVAFLVSLAFATAASANLPTILYSLYWKRFNTTGAVASIYTGLISALVLIALSPAVSGSPTAMFPNADWSIFPLTSPGLVSIPLGFLAGIVGTYLGKPDNFDELQAEMEVRSLTGVGVEAPVDH, from the coding sequence ATGCAGACCTACCTGCTCGCCGCCGAATCGGGTGAGACCGGCAACCCGATCCTCAACATCGCGATCTTCGGCATCTTTATCGTTGTCACTCTCTACATCGTGACCCGCGCCGGCAAGACCACGAGTGAATCGGCAGACTTTTACACCGGAGGTGCGTCGTTTAGCGGCACGCAAAACGGCCTCGCCATCGCGGGCGATTACCTCTCCGCCGCGTCGTTCCTCGGCATCGTCGGCTCGATCGCGCTCAACGGCTACGACGGCTTCTTGTACTCCATCGGCTTCTTCGTAGCGTGGCTGGTCGCGCTGCTGCTGGTGGCGGAGCCGCTGCGCAACGTGGGCCGCTTCACCATGGCGGACGTGTTGTCGTTCCGCCTGCGCCAAAAGCCGGTGCGCGTCGCCGCCGCCTTCGGCACCCTCTTTGTCTCGCTGTTCTACCTGATCGCGCAGATGGCGGGCGCAGGCTCCTTGGTGTCCGTGCTGCTGAACCTGCACTCGTTTACCGCGCAGGCGATCTGCGTGGGCATCGTCGGCGTGATCATGATCATCTACGTCCTGGTCGGCGGCATGAAGGGCACCACCTACGTGCAGATGATCAAGGCGGTGCTGCTCATCGCCGGCGTGCTGATCATGACCGTGCTCGCGTTCATCATGGCCAAGGGTGGCCTGACCGCAGTGTTCGACAAAGCCATCGATTCGCACACCGCTTCCAGCTACATCGCCGAGAAGGGCTACCAGGCGGGCGACATTCTCAAGCCCGGCCTGAAGTACGGCAAGACCACCACCACCAAGCTGGACTTCGTCTCGCTCGGCCTGTCACTGGTGCTGGGTACCGCGGGCCTGCCGCACGTGCTCATGCGCTTCTACACGGTGCCCACCGCCAAGGAAGCGCGTAAGTCTGTGACCTGGGCGATCGTGCTCATCGGCTCGTTCTACCTGCTCACCCTCGTGCTGGGCTACGCCGCGGCCGCATTCGTCGGCCCGGACCGCATCCTCGCCGCGCCGGGGGGTGCGAACTCGGCGGCGCCGCTGCTCGCGTTCGAGCTCGGCGGCTCCATCTTCATGGCGCTGATCTCCGCGGTCGCCTTCGCGACGGTCCTCGCGGTCGTCGCCGGCCTGGCCATCACCGCCTCCGCGTCGATCGCGCACGACGTCTACGACGCAGTGCTTCGCGACGGCCAAGCCACCGAAGCAGAACAAGTCCGCGTCTCCCGCATCACCGTGGTCGTGTTGGGTGTCGTCGCCATCGTCCTGGGCATCCTGGCCATGCAGCAGAACGTGGCCTTCCTCGTGTCCCTGGCGTTCGCCACTGCGGCGTCCGCGAACCTGCCGACCATCCTGTACTCGCTGTACTGGAAGCGCTTCAACACCACCGGCGCGGTGGCGTCGATCTACACCGGCCTGATCTCCGCGCTGGTGCTGATCGCGCTTTCGCCGGCGGTCTCCGGCAGCCCGACCGCGATGTTCCCCAACGCGGACTGGTCCATCTTCCCGCTGACCAGCCCGGGCCTGGTGTCCATCCCGCTCGGCTTCCTCGCTGGCATTGTGGGTACCTACCTGGGCAAGCCTGACAACTTCGACGAGCTGCAGGCCGAGATGGAGGTCCGCTCGCTGACCGGTGTCGGCGTGGAGGCTCCGGTCGACCACTAG
- a CDS encoding DUF1906 domain-containing protein translates to MTTFDRRSFLKSAGALTAAAAVAGTASTALSPAAHAQQRRVLGTVVDYSAAVPSASAVKAAGHMGAVRYVSERRPGAEWMRGKPVTIGETRDYKANGLAVASVYQFGRAETADWKRGALGAAEHAPKAMALHAAAGGPAGRPIYVAIDDNPTLEQFNNQINPYLKAMGAAFNAAGFQLGVYGNFYTIAWCLEDGIGSFFWQHDWGSRGQIHPRANIHQVAGRQAYIEGVQVDVNNVYASDWGQWTPGQGSTLAHLTPDDWANLLQGSSQLSSSWLR, encoded by the coding sequence GTGACTACCTTTGATCGCCGCTCATTTTTGAAGTCCGCGGGCGCCCTGACCGCCGCAGCCGCCGTCGCGGGCACCGCCTCGACCGCCCTCTCCCCCGCCGCGCACGCGCAGCAGCGCCGCGTGCTTGGCACCGTGGTGGATTACTCGGCGGCGGTGCCCTCGGCAAGCGCTGTGAAGGCAGCGGGCCACATGGGCGCGGTGCGCTACGTCTCCGAGCGCCGCCCCGGCGCCGAGTGGATGCGCGGCAAGCCGGTAACCATCGGCGAGACGCGCGACTACAAGGCGAACGGCCTGGCGGTGGCCTCCGTTTACCAGTTCGGCCGCGCCGAGACCGCCGACTGGAAACGCGGCGCGCTCGGCGCCGCCGAACACGCACCGAAGGCGATGGCCCTGCACGCCGCGGCAGGCGGGCCGGCCGGGCGGCCAATCTACGTGGCCATCGACGACAACCCCACCCTCGAGCAGTTCAACAACCAGATCAACCCGTACCTCAAGGCCATGGGGGCTGCGTTCAACGCCGCCGGCTTCCAGCTCGGCGTGTACGGCAACTTCTACACCATCGCGTGGTGCCTGGAAGACGGCATCGGCTCCTTCTTCTGGCAGCACGACTGGGGCTCGCGCGGCCAGATCCACCCCCGCGCCAACATCCACCAGGTGGCGGGCCGCCAAGCCTACATCGAGGGGGTGCAGGTGGACGTCAACAACGTGTACGCCTCCGATTGGGGCCAGTGGACCCCGGGGCAAGGCTCGACCCTCGCCCACCTCACCCCGGACGATTGGGCGAACCTTTTGCAGGGCAGCAGCCAACTGTCCTCCTCGTGGCTGAGGTAA
- a CDS encoding phytoene desaturase family protein translates to MKRTAVVVGAGPNGLTAAARLAAAGWRVEVRERSREVGGAAATQMLDDGSFRDLGAACHPFGAASPAFRALELERYGVRWLRAPYEMAHPLEAGAAVLAGSLEQTAAGLGVDDIAWSRLHAPVVESVDGLLADVLAPLPHLPRRPLALARFGARGLWPAAALGRAAFRTEEARALFAGSATHAITSPSRPLTGAFGLLFGALGMTRGWPVAEGGSGTVTAALRQIVEEHGGVVRCGEEVRTLPDADAVVVNLTPAQVVRLNGASLPARRARSMRRWRYGPGVHKVDFLLDAPVPWTDPRVGQAATVHVGGTVDEIVRAENEVAAGLLPRRPFVMASQQYAADPSRGLVLWTYAHVPHGYRQRYPGEVAERITGQIERFAPGFRAVVREAIETPPAALEAWNPNLVGGDIAGGAMDGAQLLLRQPHRLRKGLYMASASTAPGAGVHGMPGWWAAEAALRDFG, encoded by the coding sequence GTGAAACGAACTGCTGTGGTCGTAGGCGCGGGGCCGAACGGGCTGACCGCGGCGGCGCGCCTTGCCGCCGCGGGGTGGCGGGTTGAGGTGCGCGAGCGCTCACGCGAGGTCGGGGGCGCGGCCGCCACACAGATGCTTGACGACGGCTCGTTCCGCGACCTCGGCGCCGCCTGCCACCCCTTCGGGGCAGCCAGCCCGGCCTTTCGCGCGCTGGAGCTTGAGCGCTACGGGGTGCGGTGGCTGCGCGCGCCGTACGAGATGGCGCACCCGCTGGAGGCCGGCGCGGCGGTGCTGGCGGGCTCGCTGGAGCAGACCGCGGCGGGCCTCGGCGTGGACGATATCGCGTGGTCGCGGCTGCACGCCCCGGTGGTGGAGAGTGTTGACGGCCTGCTCGCGGATGTGCTCGCCCCGCTGCCGCATCTTCCAAGGCGCCCGCTGGCCCTGGCGCGGTTCGGTGCCCGCGGCCTGTGGCCTGCGGCGGCACTGGGGCGGGCGGCGTTTCGTACCGAGGAGGCCCGCGCCCTGTTCGCCGGCAGCGCCACACACGCGATCACCTCGCCGTCGCGCCCGCTGACAGGGGCATTCGGCCTCCTCTTCGGTGCGCTGGGCATGACGCGGGGCTGGCCGGTGGCCGAGGGTGGATCCGGGACGGTCACCGCGGCGCTGCGCCAGATTGTGGAGGAGCACGGGGGCGTGGTGCGCTGCGGCGAGGAGGTGCGCACGCTGCCAGACGCCGACGCCGTCGTTGTCAACCTCACGCCCGCGCAGGTTGTGCGCTTAAACGGCGCTTCGCTGCCTGCCCGCCGCGCCCGGTCGATGCGCCGGTGGCGCTACGGGCCGGGCGTGCACAAGGTGGACTTCCTCCTCGACGCCCCGGTGCCTTGGACAGACCCGCGGGTGGGGCAGGCGGCCACGGTGCACGTGGGCGGCACGGTCGACGAGATCGTGCGCGCCGAAAACGAGGTGGCCGCCGGCCTGCTGCCCCGTCGCCCGTTCGTGATGGCAAGCCAGCAGTACGCGGCTGACCCCTCACGCGGGTTGGTGCTGTGGACTTACGCGCACGTGCCGCACGGCTACCGGCAGCGCTACCCGGGCGAGGTGGCGGAGCGGATCACGGGGCAGATCGAGCGGTTCGCGCCCGGCTTTCGCGCGGTGGTGCGGGAGGCGATCGAGACCCCGCCGGCCGCGCTCGAGGCGTGGAACCCCAACCTGGTCGGCGGCGACATCGCCGGCGGCGCGATGGACGGCGCCCAGCTGCTCTTGCGTCAACCGCACCGCCTGCGCAAAGGCTTGTACATGGCGTCGGCGTCGACGGCCCCGGGCGCCGGGGTCCACGGCATGCCCGGCTGGTGGGCGGCCGAGGCGGCGTTGCGGGACTTCGGCTAG